One Methanobacterium alcaliphilum genomic window carries:
- a CDS encoding ABC transporter permease, with protein MSIYTLSLKNFKRRKLRSALTMLGVIIGVIALVVLMGIGTGLTSYINSQTTNFYGDITIMNNSSGSSIMGSGDTYLSKKAVSKIGNMTQLYDIKKQTQFNTNIKNVPVVVIGLTDWNQIKIVKGTKGVVISQSLADDYNYKIGSNITIKDDKLQVTGITKADGGPGTGIVILDTETALPLNDNKVSIITANTKNDTETVTKEIESEIPGTSALTKSDLSQQIGDMVNGIMLFISAIASIALLVGVISIINIMLVNVTERTREIGVLKAIGFTNREILGSILLEAAFLGFIASIIGIIIAAVLLQIGITVYGPQLNMDSITLVEMLPMWLVGGVIGGATLLSVLAGLYPAWRASRLNVVEALRYD; from the coding sequence GTGCATTAACTATGCTAGGAGTGATAATAGGAGTAATCGCTCTTGTGGTTCTTATGGGTATTGGCACCGGGTTGACCTCTTATATAAATTCGCAGACAACCAATTTTTATGGGGATATTACCATAATGAACAACTCCAGCGGATCTTCTATAATGGGATCAGGTGACACATACCTTAGTAAAAAGGCAGTATCTAAAATTGGAAATATGACCCAGTTATATGACATCAAGAAACAAACTCAGTTTAACACTAATATAAAAAATGTACCTGTAGTGGTAATAGGGTTAACTGACTGGAACCAGATAAAGATAGTAAAAGGAACTAAGGGTGTGGTTATAAGTCAATCACTAGCTGATGATTATAACTATAAAATTGGAAGCAATATTACTATTAAAGATGACAAACTCCAAGTAACTGGAATAACCAAAGCAGATGGGGGACCAGGAACTGGTATCGTGATTTTAGATACAGAAACTGCGCTCCCTTTAAATGATAACAAAGTATCAATTATCACAGCCAACACCAAAAACGATACAGAAACTGTAACCAAAGAAATCGAAAGTGAGATACCTGGAACCAGTGCTTTAACTAAATCAGATTTATCCCAGCAAATTGGGGACATGGTTAATGGGATCATGTTATTTATCAGTGCCATAGCCAGTATTGCCCTTCTGGTTGGGGTGATAAGTATTATAAATATCATGCTGGTAAATGTAACAGAACGTACACGTGAGATTGGAGTACTAAAAGCCATTGGTTTCACTAACAGGGAAATATTGGGGAGTATTTTATTAGAAGCTGCTTTTTTAGGTTTCATAGCATCTATAATAGGAATAATTATAGCTGCTGTTTTACTACAAATCGGAATCACAGTATATGGTCCGCAATTGAATATGGATAGCATAACTTTAGTTGAAATGTTGCCTATGTGGCTGGTTGGAGGCGTAATAGGTGGTGCAACATTGCTCAGTGTTTTAGCTGGTTTGTACCCTGCTTGGAGGGCATCCAGATTAAATGTAGTGGAGGCATTAAGATATGACTAA
- a CDS encoding ABC transporter ATP-binding protein, translating to MTNVLEFNDVWKTYIMGSEEVKALRGVNLTIKKGSFIAVMGPSGSGKSTLLHLAGILDTPTDGTVLLNGKNIKDYSTKEQAKLRRENIGFIFQRFNLMPQLNALENVMLPMIKPDKEEAKKLLDKVGLSGKYNRLQSQLSGGEQQRVSIARALANNPSLLLADEPTGELDTENTRVIMELIKELNEKDGLTIVAVTHNPLSAEYAGEIINMQDGDII from the coding sequence ATGACTAATGTTCTTGAATTTAACGATGTATGGAAAACATATATCATGGGATCTGAAGAAGTAAAAGCTTTAAGGGGCGTAAACTTAACAATTAAAAAAGGATCATTCATAGCAGTAATGGGACCATCGGGGTCTGGAAAATCAACTCTGCTGCATTTGGCAGGGATTCTTGATACGCCAACAGACGGCACGGTTTTATTGAATGGTAAAAATATTAAGGATTATTCTACTAAGGAACAGGCAAAACTAAGAAGGGAAAATATTGGTTTCATATTCCAAAGATTCAACTTAATGCCCCAGTTAAATGCTCTGGAGAATGTAATGCTTCCTATGATTAAACCGGATAAAGAGGAAGCTAAAAAGTTATTAGATAAAGTGGGTTTATCTGGTAAATATAATCGACTGCAGAGTCAACTTTCAGGTGGAGAACAACAACGGGTCTCAATTGCACGGGCACTGGCTAATAATCCTTCACTTCTACTTGCTGATGAACCTACTGGTGAGTTAGATACAGAGAATACCCGAGTGATAATGGAGCTAATTAAAGAGTTGAATGAAAAGGATGGTTTGACCATTGTGGCGGTGACCCATAACCCATTATCTGCAGAGTATGCCGGGGAAATAATAAACATGCAGGATGGGGACATAATCTAA
- a CDS encoding DUF1802 family protein: MKSTKKCLIENNAIVEALGQGKQSILIRNYKNTLDGFLLYPNADYLQDENYMDSFENEHQSFVKENSNPKVDGPDHELKYYAVLEEEFEKPADGIDDLSKYHIWANQHVQDYINSEKTYVWLLRVYKLKEPVMVNRTNGMVYADADEPVSLDDLDAVLSDAEFNKIKNDLK, translated from the coding sequence ATGAAATCAACAAAAAAATGTTTAATCGAAAACAACGCAATTGTAGAGGCCTTAGGTCAGGGTAAACAGTCTATCCTAATTAGAAATTATAAAAACACTCTTGACGGTTTTTTACTCTATCCTAATGCAGATTATCTTCAAGATGAAAACTATATGGATAGCTTTGAAAATGAACATCAATCTTTTGTCAAGGAAAATTCCAATCCTAAAGTAGATGGACCTGACCATGAACTCAAATATTATGCTGTATTAGAAGAAGAATTTGAAAAACCAGCAGATGGTATTGATGATTTAAGTAAATATCATATATGGGCCAATCAACATGTCCAGGATTATATCAACTCGGAAAAGACTTATGTATGGCTTTTAAGAGTATATAAACTAAAAGAACCTGTTATGGTCAACAGAACCAATGGTATGGTTTATGCTGATGCAGATGAACCCGTATCGTTGGATGACTTAGATGCTGTATTATCTGATGCTGAATTTAATAAAATAAAGAATGACTTAAAATAG
- a CDS encoding TRAM domain-containing protein yields the protein MFGDSYNNNRDNSAPIKEGGEYDVKIEDTGRDGDGIARIEGYVVFVSGAKVGDEVKIRVNATRRNFAFAEIIE from the coding sequence TTGTTTGGAGATAGTTATAACAACAATAGAGATAATTCCGCCCCTATTAAAGAGGGTGGAGAATACGATGTTAAAATTGAAGATACTGGTAGAGACGGAGACGGAATTGCTCGTATCGAAGGGTATGTAGTTTTTGTTTCAGGCGCTAAAGTTGGCGATGAAGTCAAAATTAGAGTTAATGCTACCCGAAGAAATTTTGCCTTTGCTGAAATAATAGAA